A window of the Gossypium arboreum isolate Shixiya-1 chromosome 2, ASM2569848v2, whole genome shotgun sequence genome harbors these coding sequences:
- the LOC108488825 gene encoding uncharacterized protein LOC108488825 translates to MTTTTSATLSPPTLAAASVGNPRRRTKVNVSYITGLNSFGGLKAHNNVISLGQPVCIEQSFAKVVSSLRAPSKGKGSGGGALSSTCSAIGEIFRIAAIMNGLVLVGVAVGFVLLRIEASLEEAE, encoded by the coding sequence ATGACAACAACAACCTCAGCTACACTCTCTCCACCCACATTGGCTGCTGCCAGTGTTGGCAATCCCAGGAGGAGAACTAAAGTTAATGTAAGTTACATTACAGGATTGAATTCCTTTGGTGGGCTAAAAGCTCATAACAATGTGATCTCACTAGGCCAACCAGTGTGCATTGAACAATCATTTGCAAAGGTTGTGAGCTCACTCAGAGCTCCATCCAAGGGGAAAGGTAGTGGCGGCGGTGCCCTCTCTTCAACCTGCAGTGCAATTGGTGAGATATTTAGGATTGCGGCAATCATGAATGGACTTGTTCTCGTTGGTGTTGCTGTGGGGTTTGTTCTTCTTCGAATTGAAGCATCTTTGGAAGAGGCTGAGTGA
- the LOC108476709 gene encoding zinc finger transcription factor YY1 — protein MEMQYAHGLFERRPILKSKAPAVKWFKRWVPQDVVATGGKCMILKWVNENTLKALNDKEKEPEAPEPEPEPTTEVLFLCSYEGCGKTFIDAGALRKHSHIHGERQYVCHWEGCGKKFLDSSKLKRHFLIHTGERDFICPHEGCGKAFSLDFNLRSHMKTHSQENYHICPYPDCGKRYAHEYKLKNHIASHHEKNTTPEVAKYAPPLEKIVKTTKPTGGAYGSASSDRPYACPYEGCEKAYIHEYKLKLHLRREHPGHMSDENAENATANADNEMDEASDQDAYAGKRVNGKSQKQQSRAKPNVKMPPAKVARQKGSSPSPATLPIPKKQWPIKEQVFEEEDSEETEEDRDNVDDGWRYRENNEDDDEETEYED, from the exons ATGGAGATGCAGTACGCTCACGGTCTATTCGAGAGACGCCCCATTCTCAAATCTAAGGCTCCCGCTGTTAAATGGTTCAAAAGATG GGTACCTCAAGATGTTGTAGCAACGGGTGGAAAATGCATGATTTTGAAATGGGTAAATG AGAACACCTTGAAAGCATTGAATGACAAGGAGAAAGAGCCTGAAGCACCAGAGCCTGAACCAGAGCCTACTACTGAAGTTCTCTTCCTTTGCAGCTATGAAGGCTGTGGAAAGACCTTTATTGATGCTGGTGCTTTGAGAAAGCATTCACACATTCATGGAGAAAGACAATATGTTTGTCACTGGGAGGGTTGTGGAAAG AAATTTTTGGATAGTTCAAAACTGAAAAGACACTTCCTCATTCACACTGGAGAGAGAGACTTCATATGCCCACATGAAGGTTGTGGTAAG GCATTCTCCTTGGATTTCAACCTGAGGTCACACATGAAAACACATTCACAAGAAAACTACCATATATGTCCATACCCAGATTGTGGAAAGAGATATGCTCATGAGTACAAGCTAAAGAATCACATTGCATCACACCATGAAAAG AACACGACACCAGAAGTGGCAAAGTATGCCCCACCTTTAGAGAAGATAGTTAAAACAACAAAGCCTACTGGTGGCGCCTATGGTTCTGCATCATCTGATCGCCCTTATGCTTGCCCTTATGAAGGTTGTGAGAAAGCTTACATACATGAATACAAACTAAAACTCCATTTAAGGAGAGAGCATCCTGGACATATGTCAGATGAGAATGCTGAGAACGCCACAGCCAATGCTGACAATGAGATGGATGAAGCCAGTGATCAAGATGCTTATGCTGGAAAGCGAGTTAATGGAAAAAGTCAGAAACAACAAAGTAGGGCCAAGCCAAATGTGAAGATGCCTCCGGCAAAGGTTGCTCGACAGAAAGGCTCGAGTCCATCTCCTGCGACTTTGCCTATACCCAAGAAACAGTGGCCAATCAAAGAACAAGTATTTGAGGAAGAGGATAGCGAAGAAACTGAAGAAGACCGTGACAATGTAGATGATGGATGGAGGTACCGGGAAAACAATGAAGATGATGACGAAGAGACAGAATATGAAGACTAG